The sequence AAAGAAATATGGTAACTCTTCGAATTGTTTGGATTTGCCAGTCATGTTCTCGCCAGCTAACTTGCCTTGTTTTACAGCCAGATCATAGTGTTCTAATCTCATCTGCTTTTCAAAGACAGGACTGTAGAATCTGGCCACATCGCTTGCCGCATAGATGTTTTGGTCTGATGTCTGCAAGTATTGATTCACCACTATGCCATTATCTACCTCAAGACCTGCATCCTTGGCTAGTTCTGTATTGGGTATTATTCCAATGCCAATGACTATAAAGTCAGCCGGAATGATTTGACCTGACTGCAGTTTTATTCCAGAAACCTTTCCTTCCTTTCCTACTATCTCTGTCGGAGTGGTGTTTTTCATTATCTTTACTCCCTTTTTTGTAAAGTAATCATCAAGCCATCTTGCAGTATCTTGATCAAACACTCTACCCAGTATTTTTGGTCCAACTTCAATAATTGTTGAAGAGATGTTTTTCTTTGTAAAAGAAGAAGCCAATTCACACCCGATAAAACCCCCTCCTATTATCACGGCACTTTTTGATTCTTGCATTGTCTGTAGAATTGCATCTGCATCATCGATTGTTCTGAGATAAAAAACTCCTTTCAAGTCAGACCCAGGAATAGAAAGTCGTCTTGCCCGGCCTCCAGTGGCAAGCAAAAGTTTTTTGTAACTAATCTGTGAACCATCGTCAATATCTATAACATGATTTTTTGGATCAAGGTTGGTAGCTTTGCGACCTACAAGTAATTCTATTTTTTGATCTGTATAGAAATTTGATTTTTTAACATACAGTACATCACTTTTCATTTTTCCCAGAAGATAATTCTTTGAGAGAGGTACACGATCATATGGAAGATGATTTTCATCAGTTATCAATAATATGCTCCCATTTTGATCATTCTCACGTATTGCTTGAGATGCATGACTACCAGCCAAGCCTCCTCCAATTATGACATAATCAAAATTTTTCATCCATAATGATACGAGTTCAAATCTACATAAGCATGTGGTGGCAACTGCATTAAAATTCATGCAGTACAGTGCAAGCCCTTTTCTACTTGATTCAATAATTATCCAATATGTTACAATTAGAAAGAAACATTGCCACCTTAATTCGACCCATCGTAAAAGATGGAGTCAGTTGTGTTGGATTAATTAACAAAAATGGCAGACTAGATGAAATGGTATGCAAGGATGATCTTCCACTTTCCAAAGATAAGAAAGAGATGTTTTACATGTCCATTAGATTCCTAACTTCCATGCAGAGTGATTTTGATGCAGAGCTACAACCAGTGTATTATAACATAACTGAAAGAGGAGACCTAAAAATTGTTACCATTCCCATTGGAGATAGAATAGTATTTTCATTAATGGATAAAACAGAAAACCACATCCAAGTTGTAGAAAACCTCCATAACATATTCAACAACCTAGAGATGTTTTCCCATCCTTCATGGCTACCAGTAATTGCCAAATCCATAGAGTGTCAATAACATGGTCATCAAAAATATCAAAAAGATTCTAGTACCTTTGGACGGCTCAAAGAATTCGTTTAAAGGACTTGATGAGGCAATATACCTAGCTCGACACTTTAATTCTTCCATAACTGCACTATGTGTAATCCCATCATATCCACCCTTACCATTAATGGGTAAACAAATCCCTTATGAAAAACATATCCTAGAACAAGTGAAAAAATTTATGGCAAATGCAAAAAAGACATGTGTAAACAACAAAGTAAGATTCAATGAAAAGATAATCAAGGGGATTGCTACGTTAGACATTTCTGAATTTGCATTTGACAATAAATTTGATTTGATAGTAATAGGTTCTAGGGGAATGAACCCTGTCAAAGAGCTATTTCTAGGAAGCGTATCAAATTCGGTAGCACATAAATCCAAGATACCGGTTTTGATTGTCAAATAGCGCTAAATCGCATACTGCTATCAAGGCAGGTATCACTCCCAATTATCGAGCAATTTCAAACAATAATTACAGACGGGAAATCCATTGTCATCATCGCATTCTGTCTTGCATCGTTTACAAATTTTCTTTAATTTTCCTATTTGATTGATTTTCGAATCCATATGTCATCCTGGTCTATTTTTATTTCATATGTGGAGACTGGTGATTCTGCAGGTGGAGACTTTACTTCTCCAGTTCTTACATCAAATCTGGCACCGTGCCATGGGCACTCTACCTCATACTCACTTAATGTCCCCTCAGCAAGAGGTCCTCCTTCATGTGTACAAACATTGTTTAGTGCATAGAATTTCCCTCCAACATTTACAATACATACGGTATCATTTTCAAATTCCACAGTCTTCATTTGGCCTAGTGGTACCTCACTAACTTTCAAAGTTTTCTTAAAGTCCTGAGTCATGGGATCATGTTGTAGTGATAACTAAAAAAGATAGTGCGTTACATGCATGAATTTTAATGCAGTTAAAGCATGTTTGCTAAATATTAGAAAAGTCATGATTAGTCATGAACAAAGTTTTCAAATGTGCTGACATGGGCTTTGAGTGTAAATGGATTGCAATCGCAAAGACCGAAAACGAACTCATGGTATTGATAAAAGATCATGCAGCTAAATGTCATGATTTAAAAAATATAACCAAAGAAATTGCAACCAAAGTCAAGTCTGTAATCAGAGATCAATGAATATGATTTATGGAGACAAGTGATTACAATGATCAAGATAAAACGAGTTTATGAAGAATATTCATCAGAGGATGGTTTTAGGATTTTAATCGACAGATTATGGCCAAGAGGAGTTTCAAAATCCAACGCACATGTGGACTTGTGGTTTAAGGAAATAGCACCAACAGAACAACTAAGAAAATGGTTTTCCCATGATCCAAAAAAATGGGAATCCTTCAAGAAAAAATACATCAAAGAATTAAGGGAGAATAAACCATCATTAGATAAAATCAAGAGTCTCAAAAAAGAACACAAAATTATAACATTGGTTTTCGCTGCAAAGGATGAACAGCACAACAATGCTGTTGTCTTGATGGGAATTTTACGCACGTTGTGATGATCATGTCAGGCAAAAATTCACAAATGCAGAGAAAAGAGAACACGCTTCCAAAATCTAACTTGTCAAGAATGATTACAGACGAGTCTAAGATCATCTCTGATGAAATAGAATTACTAGTATCGAAAAGAAAAGAGATAGAAAAAAACTTTGAACAGTTGCACAAAAACCTTTTGATGGATAAAAAAACTAATGTAATAGATTCATCAAACTGGGAAGACTGGAAGGTATTGAGCATTGAATATGATGAAATAAAACAAATAATTAATGAAATCGATGAAAAATGTTCACTGCTAAAACAGATTCAAACCAGCCAAAAGAAGAAACACAAGATCATAGATTGAGACTGGTAATTTGATAAGATACAAGATATCAAAAAATATGAGAGTCCTCTTTGTTGGAATAAACCCACATCCTGGTTCTTTTAGTCGTGGCGTACCATTCTCAAATAACAAAATGTTCTGGTATCTTTTGAGCAGGTCAGGAGCGATTAAAGAAAGTGTCAATCAATTACGAGACGACAAAGAACTAAGGCACGTATACAATACAAGATTCAACCAGGTGTACAGATTTGGCTTTTTGAATCTAGTAAACAGACCTACCCGTGTTGTGTCAGAACTACAAAGGGGAGAAGAAAATAATGGAAAAAGAAAAATCCTGAAGACAATCAGAGAGTATAGACCTGCAACAGTTTGTTTTGTTGGAAAAGTAACTTATGAAAAGTTTTCACATGCTAAGAAATTTAGATTTGGATGGCAATGCGATATTTATGCTTCAAAATCATTTGTAATGCATTTTCCGTTACGTGGAAAGGCAATTGTAAGGATAAAGGATCTCAAGTGCATTATGAAACAATTCAAGACTCACTAATTGATTTAAAGCCAGTCTAGCATCTTTTTACCTAATCTTACAAGTTCAGACCATGATTTCGCTATTTTTGAGAAATTAATGAGAGTAGTATTGTGTAAAAATCTATTGGATTAAACTTTTTTGAAGTGAGGAACTAAACTAACTCCCGATTACAAAGAATAGATCATTGATCTACCTTAAGTGTGATAGTTACGTACGATATCGATGACAAACATATCACAAAATGAAAATCACTACAAAGCTGCAAACCAAGTGATAAAAAAACTTGAATTCTTGTCACATATTGATAGATATATCAGTAATGCACACAATCGAGGAAACAAGCAAGCAGAGACGACATTGCGTATACTCAAGGCTGTTCAGCAAAGGCACACAGATTTGATGAAAGACTTTCTTATTGCAGAGGCAAGTGCAAGTTAGAATGCTCAAGAAATTTTTGAAAGCCATGTGGAAATCAAAGCATGATGAGTCAAAAGAAAAACGTCAAACAGAACAGGAAGAAATGAAAGAAGAGACTCATGAGTTGGAGCAAGTAGTGCAAGATGAGCAAGAAGAGACTAGAGAAATGGAAGATCAAGAATGATTATTCTCCCATAACATCGCAGATCTGCTTTATTGTAAGTATTGATTTTTTCATCCGAAATTGAAGTAAAAATATCAAGTGCGGCATATCTATAATACTTTGAATCTATTACATATCATATGCCAACTTTATCTGAAATCCTAGAGGTAAGAAAAGGCAAACATGGAATAGTTGAGATAACAGCAGTACAACTACCAACAAGTTTAGACGGAAAATCTGAAGAGGTAGATCTAGTTGCAAGACATGGAAAGTTAAATCAACCGTATGAAGTAATTATAAATTCTAAAACAAAGGAAAAGAAATTTCTTCAAGAACCTGAAATTAATGGGGAACGTTGTTTTTTTGTTGATGATGACAAAGGTGGTAACTGGCTAGCCATGTTTCTTTAAGCATTTTTGACTTAGATTAAGAATCTGCATTAATTCAATGAAAATATCTGTTTGATGCCATCGATGACAAACTGTACTGCAAAAGCTGCTATAATTATTGCAAATATTCTTGTAACAATCATGGAACCTCTTTTTCCCAAGAATCGGTAAATTGGTTCAACTGATCGTAAAATTGCATACGTAATACCTGATACTATAATTATTGACAATCCTGTCACTAGAGGACCATAGGTTTCAAATGACAGCATTACAGTTGTCAGGGCGCCAGGTCCGGCAAGTAGTGGAAAGGCAAGCGGTACAATTCCTGATTCATCTTGTAAATTCTGACTTCCAAATTTCCATTCTCCATGTGTGAGCAACTCCATTGAAACCAAGAAAAGCAGAACACCACCTGCAATCATAAAACTGTATATGGAAATACTGAGGGTTGAAAGAAGTGTGGTACCAACAAATGCAAAAATAAAAAGTAAGATTGCTACGGTGATTATTGTGAGATTTGAAATTGATTTCTTTTGTTTTGTTTCCATCTTGCCTGTAAGTGCAATAATTACAGGAACACATGCAATTGGATCAATTACCACAAATAGTGTTATGATGGCCTTTGGAAGTCCAACTAAGATATCAGGAATCATAATCTATTGTGTGTAGTTTTGCACCATTTATTTGAGATGTTTGGAACCCTAAAAAGGACATTATTGTAGCGGGCCCGGGGGGACTCGAACCCACGACCTGCCGCTCCGCAAGCGGCCGCACTATCCAAGCTGTGCTACGGGTCCACAAATAAAACTCAGAACAGACCTGTTATAATATATTTCAAAAGCTTAGGAAACTTCTTTTTCGGCTTTTTTCACAAAGACATAGTTCATTACAAGTCCTGCAATTATTGCACCGACAATAGGTCCAGCCCAGTACATCCAGTGATAGTCCCAGTAACCGGAGATTATTGCAGGTCCCAAAGTTCTTGCAGGATTCATACTTGCTCCTGTAAGTGGTACACCTACCAAGTGAAGCAAAAATATCATTCCACCAATTGCAAGACCATACATTCCTGCTGGCGCCTTTTTGTGCACGGCAGTCATGAATATGACAGTAACCAAGAAGAACGTGAAAATTGCTTCAAGTGTAAATCCAGAGACTACGCTGTTGTTGATGATAGCACTTGGTCCTCCCTGGGTTCCAAAGTGTACCTTATCTCCAAGTTGTGGCAAGATTGCCTTCAACGTTGATGCCGCAACAATTGCACCAATTATCTGAGATATGATATATCCAATTCCATCCTTGATGTTGATTCTTCTTGTCACAAGCATGGATATTGTAACAGCTGGATTGATGTGGCACCCAGATACATGACCAAATGTATAGACCATCAAGCCTATTGCAGCACCATGTGCTAGTGCTATAACTACAAGTGAAGGAATAGTAAGAATAGAACCAAAATATGCAACTGACAGGATTATAGACAATGGCCCAAAGAAGACAAGGGCGTATGTGCCTATTGCTTCTGCAAGCCATGCACGAGTGTTAACCATTACTCACTTTGACCTCAGAATATACAATATAAAACATTCGAAACAAACAGGCAAAAAATAATAGGGAATGACATTCAATGACTCATATGTTATCAGAAGGAGATGCAGTTCCAGATTTTGAGTTAAAAAACTCTGAAGGCAAGATTGTGAAAAAATCAGATCTAAAAGGAAAAAAGTATGTAGTCTATTTTTATCCAAAGGACTTTACTCCAGGAT comes from Candidatus Nitrosotalea sinensis and encodes:
- a CDS encoding NAD(P)/FAD-dependent oxidoreductase encodes the protein MKNFDYVIIGGGLAGSHASQAIRENDQNGSILLITDENHLPYDRVPLSKNYLLGKMKSDVLYVKKSNFYTDQKIELLVGRKATNLDPKNHVIDIDDGSQISYKKLLLATGGRARRLSIPGSDLKGVFYLRTIDDADAILQTMQESKSAVIIGGGFIGCELASSFTKKNISSTIIEVGPKILGRVFDQDTARWLDDYFTKKGVKIMKNTTPTEIVGKEGKVSGIKLQSGQIIPADFIVIGIGIIPNTELAKDAGLEVDNGIVVNQYLQTSDQNIYAASDVARFYSPVFEKQMRLEHYDLAVKQGKLAGENMTGKSKQFEELPYFFSFMFDVRIEAYGDLSKYDNVVTKGSPTGNGNFTKFYLEDGVVNAVMMVTRKENVEYIKQLIHSRKKLYDTGILTKDEQKIEAIKT
- a CDS encoding universal stress protein, producing MVIKNIKKILVPLDGSKNSFKGLDEAIYLARHFNSSITALCVIPSYPPLPLMGKQIPYEKHILEQVKKFMANAKKTCVNNKVRFNEKIIKGIATLDISEFAFDNKFDLIVIGSRGMNPVKELFLGSVSNSVAHKSKIPVLIVK
- a CDS encoding Rieske (2Fe-2S) protein; translated protein: MTQDFKKTLKVSEVPLGQMKTVEFENDTVCIVNVGGKFYALNNVCTHEGGPLAEGTLSEYEVECPWHGARFDVRTGEVKSPPAESPVSTYEIKIDQDDIWIRKSIK
- a CDS encoding DUF1059 domain-containing protein — translated: MNKVFKCADMGFECKWIAIAKTENELMVLIKDHAAKCHDLKNITKEIATKVKSVIRDQ
- a CDS encoding DUF488 domain-containing protein, which produces MIKIKRVYEEYSSEDGFRILIDRLWPRGVSKSNAHVDLWFKEIAPTEQLRKWFSHDPKKWESFKKKYIKELRENKPSLDKIKSLKKEHKIITLVFAAKDEQHNNAVVLMGILRTL
- a CDS encoding uracil-DNA glycosylase family protein is translated as MIRYKISKNMRVLFVGINPHPGSFSRGVPFSNNKMFWYLLSRSGAIKESVNQLRDDKELRHVYNTRFNQVYRFGFLNLVNRPTRVVSELQRGEENNGKRKILKTIREYRPATVCFVGKVTYEKFSHAKKFRFGWQCDIYASKSFVMHFPLRGKAIVRIKDLKCIMKQFKTH
- a CDS encoding MarC family protein, with the protein product MIPDILVGLPKAIITLFVVIDPIACVPVIIALTGKMETKQKKSISNLTIITVAILLFIFAFVGTTLLSTLSISIYSFMIAGGVLLFLVSMELLTHGEWKFGSQNLQDESGIVPLAFPLLAGPGALTTVMLSFETYGPLVTGLSIIIVSGITYAILRSVEPIYRFLGKRGSMIVTRIFAIIIAAFAVQFVIDGIKQIFSLN
- a CDS encoding MIP/aquaporin family protein, with translation MVNTRAWLAEAIGTYALVFFGPLSIILSVAYFGSILTIPSLVVIALAHGAAIGLMVYTFGHVSGCHINPAVTISMLVTRRINIKDGIGYIISQIIGAIVAASTLKAILPQLGDKVHFGTQGGPSAIINNSVVSGFTLEAIFTFFLVTVIFMTAVHKKAPAGMYGLAIGGMIFLLHLVGVPLTGASMNPARTLGPAIISGYWDYHWMYWAGPIVGAIIAGLVMNYVFVKKAEKEVS